The following are encoded in a window of Lampris incognitus isolate fLamInc1 chromosome 15, fLamInc1.hap2, whole genome shotgun sequence genomic DNA:
- the si:dkey-85n7.8 gene encoding COX8 domain-containing protein — MGVLKILRSSWLLTRSQAVMLERRSIYSKPPRNKIGAGQSFLIMSVFAVALLAPAGWILHHLPEYRQRPRPTPKA, encoded by the exons ATGGGGGTGCTGAAGATCCTGAGGAGCTCCTGGCTCCTGACACGGTCTCAGGCCGTCATGCTGGAGAGACGCTCCATCTACAGCAAGCCCCCCAGAAACAAGATTGGAGCCGGG CAAAGCTTCCTCATCATGTCAGTGTTTGCTGTGGCCCTGTTGGCCCCGGCTGGCTGGATCCTGCACCATTTACCAGAGTACCGTCAGCGGCCACGCCCTACGCCCAAGGCCTGA